A genomic stretch from Prionailurus bengalensis isolate Pbe53 chromosome E2, Fcat_Pben_1.1_paternal_pri, whole genome shotgun sequence includes:
- the LOC122495224 gene encoding metalloproteinase inhibitor 1-like: MDPSFLVIFPLLLALSTPCNACDCKIQHPQTYYCTSDVVILADIQGPGNNTVTKQGFRVNVIKVLKAPRGIPTIHEIYSPISWKDCSYRLRTTQQSLLLIAGYLRGGTLRFTRCHLVYFWYRLTREQRLGFEAAYRTGCKCQVQPCLHCWRSCPQPDFGECVWKQKDCNYKVWEGNHSLFSMCVPSMNGYCEWTRIQMNYPYQTSAPATSVH, encoded by the exons ATGGATCCTTCATTCTTGGTAATCTTTCCTTTGCTCCTGGCCCTGTCAACACCTTGCAATGCTTGTGATTGTAAAATTCAGCACCCTCAGACATATTACTGCACATCAGATGTCG tcATATTAGCTGATATACAAGGACCAGGAAACAACACCGTGACAAAACAAGGTTTCAGAGTCAATGTCATTAAG GTACTCAAGGCTCCCAGAGGCATCCCAACAATCCACGAGATCTACTCACCCATCAGTTGGAAAGACTGTAGTTATAGGCTGAGGACCACTCAACAATCACTATTACTTATTGCAG GCTATCTGAGGGGGGGCACATTGCGCTTCACAAGATGCCATCTGGTCTATTTCTGGTACCGGCTCACCAGAGAGCAGAGGCTAGGTTTTGAGGCAGCATACAGAACAGGATGCAAATGTCAA GTTCAGCCCTGCCTCCACTGCTGGCGTTCCTGCCCTCAACCTGACTTTGGAGAGTGTGTGTGGAAACAAAAAGACTGTAACTACAAGGTATGGGAAGGAAACCATTCCTTGTTCTCCATGTGTGTGCCCTCCATGAATGGGTACTGTGAATGGACCCGCATCCAGATGAACTATCCGTACCAAACCTCGGCTCCAGCGACCTCTGTTCACTAG